In the Salvia miltiorrhiza cultivar Shanhuang (shh) chromosome 8, IMPLAD_Smil_shh, whole genome shotgun sequence genome, ACATCTGCTTTCACAATGACTGGGATTTCAACTCTCTTCGACCTCTCCTTTTCATCCTCATTCTCTtcattttcttcatcttttaGCGTCTCTTGCTCCAGCTTTTGCCTCTCATCTACAAGTTTTGTGAGTCTGTCCTTCTCAGCTTTCTCTTTCCTACCTTCACTAAGCATCTTTGCTCTTTCCTCAGAATCAACGACAACAATGTCATCCCCGGCCATTGGGAGCCCCTTCAACCCTTCAATCTCAACAGGCATGGCAGGTGTAGCCTGTGATATCACATTTCCTTTTGTGTCCCTTATACACCTAATTCTTCCCCACTCAGAACCTATGACAACATACTTCCCAGAAATCAGAGTTCCTGCCTTCACAATCGCAGTGGCCAGTGGACCACGGCCCTTATCAACCCTTGCCTCAACTACATAAGCTAGGGCAGGTCCATCAATGCGTGCCTTAAGATCCATTAACTCAGCTTGTAGCAGTAAAGCATCCTCCAAACTATCCAGTCCGGTTCCTTTTATTGCAGAAACTTCAACAACCTGTACATCTCCGCCCATCTCCTCCAGTGGCAACCCTTCGGATGCAAGCTGAACTTTTACTCTTTCAGGATTCGCATCTGCTTTGTCACACTTGTTGATAGCAACAACAATTGGAACATTAGCTGCTTTGGCATGAGCAATGGCTTCGAGTGTTTGAGGCATCACACCATCATCTGCAGCCACCACAAGCACCACTACATCTGTAACTGCCGCACCTCTGGCTCGCATAGCACTGAAGGCAGCATGGCCTGGGGTGTCAAGGAAAGTGATGGATGCCCCTGATTGCATGCCAACAACAAATGCACCTAGATGCTGCGTTATGCCTCCAGCTTCTGCAGCAGCCAAGGATGTTTGACGAAGGGCATCCAATAGAGATGTCTTGCCATGATCAACATGGCCCATAACTGTGACAACTGGAGGACGTGGAATCATTTGAACACCTACATCTGAGTGCCTCCGACGGACATTGACCCCAACTTCCTGAAGACATCATCATTCTGATTATGACTTCATAAACAGGAAATATATACTGAAGAAAGTGAACCAACACATTCTTAGAACCAGTTTGACTTTTAGTTTCCTGTCCAGGGTTTTTGTGGTGTTTGTGATGCTGcctaaaaacaaaaaatcaaagaTACACCTATATCTTCATTACGTGTTGTACTCCCAATAGAATATTTTGAAACCCAGGATTCGTGTTTACAGTTTCCTACTCATTAAAATAATCAATTTGAAGTCAGAACATAACATCCAAATCCAAGGGATTACCATTGCAACCAGCTCTGCTACGTCAATGCTGAGAGCGTCAAACTCTGAATCAGCTTTCTCACCAACATTTGAGATGATGTTCTCAATTGTAGCAATAGACTCTCCACAACGTTTGGCAAGCTCTACAATGGTCATCCCTTCAAatatttcaattgttttatccAAAGATTTTGCACTTCGCATCAGTTTTGGAGGCACATAAGGGGTGTCAACTGCAGGTATGGGCAATTTCTTTCTCTTCGAGAACTTCcctttatttacaactttcggTCTCCTGGAATTCTTTAGACCCAATGAGTCATCGACCTTCTTTTTAGCCAGAAGCTCTGGgcttgcatgaaaatacctggAAAGGGATATTCTATCACCATCCATACTAACAACTTCAAGTAATGCAGGGAGACAAACTGACTAGCCTATCAGGTATCTAAACCCAGCAAAAGAAACACAAAAGACAAGCAACTTCTGAGATAGCAGCAAGATCAAGGGTCATATAGAACATGatgttaaatttatataatgagTAATTCAACATTGCACAAATACATAGTCATAGATGGGAATCTAACAGAGCAAAAGGTTTTACATTTGTCCAAGGTAGTGTAACCTCATTTTCTCTTTCCAAAATGATACTCTcatgtttttcatttatcagTGTATTATGCACTTAATCAACACAACTTCAGAATTATGATGGGACAGTTAAGGCTTCACTTCAGCTGGAAATAAGAAATACTTGTAAAAATCAAGGGAGAAATGGAAAACAATTTCCCATTCCTTGGCAGAAAGATATGTGGCTATGAAAGAGGGATCATGTAAAACAGATTCCCTGGGTGGTAAAGAGGCGGGAAGCTTATTTCTTCCATTTTTTTGAACCTTAGCTTCACAGAACAATATGCTGCCACAAAAACACGGAAGGGTTGAAATCTTAGTTCAGCACACTATGTATAATGTATGGATGGGAATGAACCCCAGTTCAGGGATTCTCAACAAAGAAGTGCTGGATTCTCTCCCGTTGTCAATTCAAAAAGGAGAATTGGGGGTCGTTCGTCATATCTTGCTGCCAAAAAACAAATATGCAAGTACAACTCATTTCACTCTTCAAGCTCATACacataactatatatatttacagGGGATACAGCTCGTGCAAAACCCGAAGTCTACAAGCCCACCCCAAGTCCGGCTGTAACCAAACCAAGACCAAGCATGAGAAAGTATGAGTTTGGCTTGTTTATTATGAAGCTGAGCTGCGCTTAATTTACCAAATACATCTAAGGCTCATGAGTTATTGAAGCCCAGATGAGTTCcctatgtataaactaaaaaatatattgtttcgttaaataaaatatttttatgctaaaaatatatagtataaaagTATAAGTTAAACATTACATTagcatttttaaaattttcaaggtAGTTCACTagtatatttaatgaatttcttCATTAAGTTTTAATGTATATATTACTTCTTCATGGGTACTTAATCTACCATACATTCGTGAACTTGAAGATCCAATCATCTTATTTAATATAGGACATGGATCAACATTTTTTTAAGCTTTCAAACATTGGTCAAATGCTCTAAAGAGATTCAACCCAACAAACACTAAAAAAGGTTTTTAAAGTGATTATAAGATCGATGAGAAATTGTCTGATATTAAACTACCTCATCTCAGGAATAAGTGGACTGTTCAAGTATCTCAAGCTTCAAATAGAAAAGGAAACTCTAGTAATGATAAATCAACAAGACTTGAGATACTAGAACAATTACTTGAACGGATAATGACAAAGTTATCTCTTCTAGCTTACATGAACTTGTAAGGTAAAGAAGAAGCAATCATGGATCTACATGCCTAATAAGTTAGTATAGGGCTCTGCACTCCACCGGTGGCACAATTCACAGAGGCACACTTACAGAAATTGAGTACCATAGAAGCTAACCATAGTCAAGAATCCATGCTACATTGATTGTTGGGtaatgtaatactccctccgtcccataagagcGTGcactttttgccattttgggacgtcccataCGAGTGtgcactttccttttttggaccCCTTCTTTCACTAATATAAGTGGGTTCATTCTTCCACTAATAACACACTCACCcaacatttattaaaactcgtgacaCCAACAatcatgcacactcttatgggacggagtgagtaattAATAAAGCAGAATTACCTATCTAAACATCTTCTCGCTGAGAAATTGAGATCCTTGTCAGCACCTAAAACTGCTGCAGTGTTGCCTGAAACAGAACAGGACATAAAATTAAAGCCAGTCTAAATAGCTCTTGCCAATTAATCTATTTCTCTAACCAAATAGTCCACAGGTTAATGAAtatgataaaagaaaaaagggtATAGCATAGTGCACAAGTTGCTGGTTTCTCTTGACTGATACAAACTTGTACCAACTGTAATGTAGATTATGTAATACAATACGAAGACGGAGCTACCAGAccaaatgaaaataaatcttCAGCGGAAAATGACCATCCAACCATCCATAACCAAAGGATAAACCATCAATAGTTCTTCAaatatgataaataaatcaGCAAATAACCACCATTTTACCGTGCAAATGTCTGAGCGAAGCAGAAAGAACTCTGGCCAAATCTTGATTTCCACATTTCGAAAGTGATGCAACTGAACATCTAGTCAATGCCTGACTGAAACTAACCGAAATACCCTGCACGGAGATTCAACACAGCTGAATGTTAAACATTTCTGCCACTAACATTGACAAAGACGAAGTTGAAACCAATAACTACGCCAACTTATAATGTAGAAACAAACAAAACGAATTATAATCCTGACAATCACAAATGAACACAAATTTTCCTGAAGAGTGAAAAGGGGGATTTCGAGTGAATGCAAATAACGGGACATTTCCCATCCTCAACATCtttcaatttggggattttccGGAACTCATCAGGAAGATAGGAAAAGAAGCAACCTTTCTCCCTACAGCCCTCCACGCCATTCGAGGACGCCGATATCAACTAGTTCGATCGCGGGAAATTCATAAGAGAATGAATCGGGCGAGTGCGTATCTCTATAGCGGTTCAGGTATGAACTAACCGACGGAGTAAGGGTGGAGCTACGAGCATACGGCGGCGGGCGGCGGGCGATTTGGTTGACGAGGCGGCGGAGGGGGAAGCCG is a window encoding:
- the LOC131000232 gene encoding uncharacterized protein LOC131000232, producing the protein MAWRAVGRKGISVSFSQALTRCSVASLSKCGNQDLARVLSASLRHLHGNTAAVLGADKDLNFSARRCLDRYFHASPELLAKKKVDDSLGLKNSRRPKVVNKGKFSKRKKLPIPAVDTPYVPPKLMRSAKSLDKTIEIFEGMTIVELAKRCGESIATIENIISNVGEKADSEFDALSIDVAELVAMEVGVNVRRRHSDVGVQMIPRPPVVTVMGHVDHGKTSLLDALRQTSLAAAEAGGITQHLGAFVVGMQSGASITFLDTPGHAAFSAMRARGAAVTDVVVLVVAADDGVMPQTLEAIAHAKAANVPIVVAINKCDKADANPERVKVQLASEGLPLEEMGGDVQVVEVSAIKGTGLDSLEDALLLQAELMDLKARIDGPALAYVVEARVDKGRGPLATAIVKAGTLISGKYVVIGSEWGRIRCIRDTKGNVISQATPAMPVEIEGLKGLPMAGDDIVVVDSEERAKMLSEGRKEKAEKDRLTKLVDERQKLEQETLKDEENEENEDEKERSKRVEIPVIVKADVQGTVQAVSDALKTLDSPQVYLKIIHAGVGPVSQSDVDMAAACDACVVGFNVRNPLAEVTLAATQAKIQIKLHQVIYHLLEDIGNFIVEKAPGTTETQVGGEAQVLSIFVVKGKGKNKGVDLKIAGCKVMDGRLTRTSDVRLLRSGEAVFEGRCSSLKREQRDVDAVGKGTECGLMIEDCHDIQVGDVVQCLVKINRKPKFVSSESGAVRIEC